The following proteins come from a genomic window of Yinghuangia sp. ASG 101:
- a CDS encoding heparan-alpha-glucosaminide N-acetyltransferase domain-containing protein: protein MAGPRPSAQAPASGPGARTRITGLDLARSVAIFWMFVAHVGPDRDAGGVNRLLWLGDGRSAALFAVLAGATLTLVHRRPPPPWQGREAAAGFRSIAAGTLVRSAVLLLLGTALAGPDTGALVILPFFALYFVAALPALWLSTNRLFVVAAWWAGLGPVVSFVLRNGWRQTDPGYRVPDLTAFGDPGELARTLFVTGSYPVLTWMPFVLVGMAVGRLDLLDHAVQRLLVEFGAVAAVVGYGSSWLLVHVFGGRDALVTAANDWIDPSAAHGDPVLALLRWFTGTVPADDPVWLIVAQGHSGTPFEIVGASGVACAVVGVCLRVAAAPRARALIAVPVAVGTMSLTVYTVHLLAGWSPLTPGAGSWGRLAAFTVVAGAGAWLWLRFAAKGPLETVLAYVTPRRRRGSPAPAPPPAADPGAE, encoded by the coding sequence ATCGCCGGCCCCCGCCCCTCGGCGCAGGCGCCCGCCTCCGGCCCCGGAGCACGCACGCGGATCACCGGTCTCGACCTCGCGCGCAGCGTCGCGATCTTCTGGATGTTCGTCGCCCACGTCGGGCCGGACCGCGACGCGGGCGGCGTCAACCGGCTGCTGTGGCTCGGCGACGGCCGCTCGGCGGCGCTGTTCGCGGTGCTCGCCGGGGCCACCCTGACGCTCGTCCACCGTCGGCCGCCGCCTCCCTGGCAGGGACGGGAGGCCGCCGCGGGGTTCCGGAGCATCGCCGCCGGGACGCTCGTGCGGTCGGCGGTCCTGCTGCTTCTCGGGACGGCGCTGGCCGGGCCGGACACCGGCGCGCTGGTCATCCTGCCGTTCTTCGCGCTGTATTTCGTGGCGGCCCTGCCCGCGCTGTGGCTGAGCACGAACCGCCTGTTCGTGGTGGCGGCGTGGTGGGCCGGGCTGGGCCCGGTGGTGTCGTTCGTGCTGCGGAACGGGTGGCGGCAGACCGACCCGGGCTACCGGGTGCCCGATCTGACGGCCTTCGGCGATCCCGGCGAGCTGGCCCGCACGTTGTTCGTCACCGGCTCGTATCCGGTGCTCACGTGGATGCCGTTCGTGCTCGTGGGGATGGCCGTGGGCCGGCTCGACCTGCTCGACCACGCGGTGCAGCGGCTGCTCGTCGAGTTCGGCGCGGTCGCCGCGGTCGTGGGCTACGGCTCCTCGTGGCTGCTGGTCCACGTGTTCGGCGGGCGCGACGCCCTGGTCACGGCGGCGAACGACTGGATCGACCCGAGCGCCGCGCACGGCGACCCCGTCCTGGCCCTGCTGCGGTGGTTCACCGGCACGGTTCCGGCCGACGACCCCGTCTGGCTGATCGTCGCCCAGGGGCACAGCGGCACTCCGTTCGAGATCGTCGGCGCCTCCGGGGTCGCGTGCGCGGTGGTGGGCGTCTGCCTGCGCGTGGCGGCGGCCCCCCGCGCGCGGGCCCTGATCGCGGTGCCGGTGGCCGTCGGGACGATGTCGCTGACCGTCTACACCGTGCACCTGCTCGCCGGCTGGTCGCCGCTGACTCCGGGGGCGGGATCGTGGGGGCGCCTGGCCGCGTTCACCGTCGTGGCCGGGGCCGGCGCGTGGCTGTGGCTGCGTTTCGCGGCGAAGGGCCCCTTGGAGACGGTCCTGGCGTACGTCACCCCGCGGCGTCGGCGCGGCTCCCCGGCCCCGGCGCCTCCCCCGGCGGCCGACCCGGGGGCCGAGTGA
- a CDS encoding allene oxide cyclase barrel-like domain-containing protein, whose protein sequence is MLRTISIAATAAVAAVIAATPSASAAETTEYRAVVVGGGKPLGVVEGQSWGTYAMVRDAAGKQVGDDSVACVVEKTRDTRVIAKCTHTLRVPEGSLIVQGIHHYRDQTVMPGTADPMRLMIVRGSGAYAGASGSVDVVEAVGGYTYTFGPTG, encoded by the coding sequence ATGTTGCGCACGATCAGCATCGCCGCGACCGCGGCCGTCGCGGCGGTGATCGCCGCCACACCCTCGGCCTCCGCCGCCGAGACCACCGAGTACCGCGCCGTCGTCGTCGGCGGCGGCAAGCCGCTCGGTGTGGTCGAGGGGCAGAGCTGGGGCACGTACGCCATGGTCCGCGACGCCGCCGGCAAGCAGGTCGGCGACGACTCCGTCGCCTGTGTGGTGGAGAAGACCCGCGACACGCGCGTCATCGCCAAGTGCACGCACACCCTGCGCGTCCCCGAGGGCAGCCTGATCGTCCAGGGCATCCACCACTACCGCGACCAGACGGTCATGCCCGGCACCGCGGACCCGATGCGCCTGATGATCGTGCGCGGCAGCGGAGCGTACGCCGGCGCCTCCGGCTCGGTCGACGTCGTCGAGGCCGTCGGCGGCTACACCTACACGTTCGGCCCCACCGGCTGA
- a CDS encoding acetylserotonin O-methyltransferase, translated as MTDSRTTDARDAGMRLRELTFGAMAAAAVRAALRLDVPDTLGETPESAEDLAKRLNVDARSLRRLMRALVAHGVFAEQADGRFAHNDTSRLLRADTPRSMRHVSLWATEPWTWEVWPRLEDAVRHGGSVFPAVFGMEFFDYLHNAAPESAETFNRAMTQSSGQSAQDVAAVLDLADARVVADIGGGQGLLIATLLERHPHLRGALLDLPAVVADADPRLRRGGPLADRVTLVPGDCRDGVPVHADVYILKNILEWDDTSTRRTLGNLVEAAEPGTRVVVIENLVDESASLRFSTGMDLLLLLNVGGAKHTRESMVAAMTRAGLEIGDIRAISPTLHMFDSVVPARPAAASAGRSRTAKPEADPVG; from the coding sequence ATGACCGACTCCCGGACCACCGACGCGCGTGACGCCGGAATGCGCCTGCGCGAACTCACCTTCGGGGCGATGGCGGCGGCCGCCGTACGCGCCGCACTGCGCCTCGACGTTCCCGACACCCTGGGGGAAACCCCGGAATCCGCGGAGGACTTGGCCAAGCGCCTGAACGTGGACGCCAGGTCGCTGCGCCGCCTGATGCGGGCGCTGGTCGCGCACGGCGTCTTCGCCGAGCAGGCCGACGGCCGCTTCGCCCACAACGACACCTCGCGGCTGCTGCGCGCCGACACCCCGCGCAGCATGCGCCACGTGTCGCTGTGGGCGACCGAGCCGTGGACGTGGGAGGTATGGCCCCGGCTGGAGGACGCGGTCCGGCACGGCGGCAGCGTCTTCCCGGCCGTGTTCGGCATGGAGTTCTTCGACTACCTGCACAACGCCGCGCCGGAGTCCGCCGAGACGTTCAACCGGGCCATGACCCAGTCGAGCGGTCAGTCCGCGCAGGACGTCGCCGCCGTGCTCGACCTGGCCGACGCCCGCGTCGTGGCCGACATCGGCGGCGGGCAGGGCCTGCTCATCGCCACCCTCCTGGAGCGGCACCCGCACCTGCGCGGGGCGCTGCTGGACCTGCCGGCGGTCGTCGCCGACGCGGACCCCCGGCTGCGCCGCGGCGGCCCGCTCGCCGACCGGGTCACCCTGGTCCCCGGCGACTGCCGCGACGGTGTGCCGGTCCACGCGGACGTCTACATCCTCAAGAACATCCTCGAATGGGACGACACCAGCACGCGCCGCACCCTGGGCAACCTCGTCGAGGCCGCCGAGCCGGGCACCCGCGTCGTGGTGATCGAGAACCTGGTCGACGAGTCCGCGTCGCTCCGGTTCAGCACCGGCATGGACCTGCTCCTGCTGCTCAACGTCGGGGGTGCCAAGCACACCCGGGAGAGCATGGTCGCCGCGATGACCCGGGCGGGCCTGGAGATCGGCGACATCCGCGCGATCAGCCCCACGCTGCACATGTTCGACAGCGTCGTCCCGGCGCGCCCCGCCGCCGCGTCGGCCGGGCGGTCCCGCACCGCGAAACCCGAGGCTGACCCTGTCGGGTGA
- a CDS encoding class F sortase — MSAPRAEAPQRPGRLKLLTFAAGAVILGVCVIGNDLGGTPGPPQPPVAQAAPTAGSAAAPDTGGTPSPDGSAAGPSPTAKTLKSSPPYRVHIPRIKVNAPVVGLGLDASGVLEVPPPTNSNLVGWYKGGPAPGARGASILVGHVDTKSGPAVFWNLGVLRPGDEIAVDRADGRTATFRIDSVEVFEKTAFPNDRVYGETSDAQLRLITCGGVYDKQNKDYTSNVVAFAHLVSST; from the coding sequence ATGTCCGCTCCGCGAGCCGAGGCCCCGCAACGCCCCGGACGCCTGAAACTGCTGACCTTCGCCGCGGGGGCGGTGATCCTCGGCGTGTGCGTGATCGGCAACGACCTCGGCGGCACCCCCGGGCCGCCGCAACCCCCCGTGGCGCAGGCGGCGCCGACGGCGGGCTCCGCCGCCGCGCCGGACACCGGGGGTACGCCGTCGCCGGACGGGTCCGCCGCGGGCCCGTCGCCGACCGCGAAGACACTCAAGTCGTCGCCGCCATACCGCGTCCACATTCCGCGCATCAAGGTCAACGCCCCGGTCGTCGGCCTCGGATTGGACGCATCGGGTGTGCTGGAGGTCCCGCCGCCGACCAACTCCAATCTGGTCGGCTGGTACAAGGGCGGCCCCGCGCCCGGAGCGCGCGGCGCGTCGATCCTCGTCGGGCACGTCGACACCAAGTCGGGTCCCGCGGTGTTCTGGAATCTCGGCGTCCTGCGGCCGGGCGACGAGATCGCCGTCGACCGCGCGGACGGCAGGACGGCGACGTTCCGCATCGACTCCGTCGAGGTGTTCGAGAAGACGGCGTTCCCCAACGACCGCGTGTACGGCGAGACGTCGGACGCCCAACTGCGCCTGATCACGTGCGGCGGCGTCTACGACAAGCAGAACAAGGACTACACCAGCAACGTTGTCGCGTTCGCGCACCTGGTGTCCTCGACCTGA
- a CDS encoding FAD-dependent oxidoreductase codes for MPQNEERVPVLVVGGSLVGLSASVFLGRLGVRHIVAERHSATSHHPRGRGNNVRTMELYRTAGVERQIRDASSVLSGNHGILRAGTIAGSDQEWLFKEIDPGGGLARFSPSSWCLCSQNDLEPVLARHAADLGGSVRFGTELIDFEQDASGVTAILEARDTGERHTVRADYLIAADGPRSPVRGRLGIDVTGPGALFHNVSITFTSKRLAQYVGDRRFIVCYLTDPRGEGALLPVDNVERWVFHAPWHPEDGEELDTFTDDRCAAHIRAAAGVPDLDVQITGRAPWHAAERVADRYREGRVFLAGDSAHEMSPTGAFGSNTGIQDAHNLAWKLAAVLAGRADPALLDTYDAERRPVAVATAARASTRSAEHSHPGYAAPPVPGGGGRQNGMLGVVLGYRYTAGNLLGADPRHPVLPEGFRPPDGMPGTRAPHAWVSRDGERVSLLDLYETDYVLLTGAGPAGEPWRRAAAATGAPVVAYAVAAEASAEPGLLVTEDGADWAALHGVEADGAVIVRPDGFVAWRSRSAAADPEDELRRLAAALAMRTAR; via the coding sequence ATGCCCCAAAACGAAGAACGGGTACCGGTGTTGGTGGTCGGCGGGTCCTTGGTGGGCCTGTCGGCGTCGGTTTTCCTGGGACGGCTCGGCGTGCGGCACATCGTGGCGGAACGCCACTCCGCCACGTCGCACCACCCGCGCGGACGCGGCAACAACGTCCGCACGATGGAGCTGTACCGGACCGCCGGCGTCGAGCGGCAGATCCGGGACGCGTCGTCCGTCCTCTCCGGAAACCACGGCATCCTGCGGGCCGGCACCATCGCCGGCAGCGACCAGGAGTGGCTGTTCAAGGAGATCGACCCGGGCGGCGGACTCGCGAGGTTCTCGCCCAGCTCGTGGTGCCTGTGCAGCCAGAACGACCTCGAACCGGTCCTCGCCCGGCACGCGGCCGACCTCGGCGGGTCGGTCCGCTTCGGTACCGAGCTGATCGACTTCGAGCAGGACGCGTCCGGGGTGACCGCGATCCTGGAGGCCCGCGACACCGGCGAGCGGCACACCGTGCGCGCCGACTACCTCATCGCCGCCGACGGCCCGCGCAGCCCCGTGCGCGGACGCCTCGGCATCGACGTCACCGGCCCCGGGGCACTGTTCCACAACGTCAGCATCACGTTCACCTCCAAGCGCCTGGCGCAGTACGTCGGCGACCGCCGGTTCATCGTGTGCTACCTGACCGACCCGCGCGGCGAGGGCGCGCTGCTGCCGGTCGACAACGTCGAACGCTGGGTCTTCCACGCCCCGTGGCACCCCGAGGACGGCGAGGAGCTCGACACGTTCACCGACGACCGCTGCGCCGCCCACATCCGCGCGGCGGCCGGCGTCCCCGACCTGGACGTGCAGATCACCGGCCGGGCGCCGTGGCACGCGGCCGAGCGAGTGGCCGACCGCTACCGCGAGGGGCGCGTCTTCCTGGCCGGCGACTCCGCGCACGAGATGTCCCCCACCGGCGCGTTCGGCTCCAACACCGGCATCCAGGACGCCCACAACCTCGCCTGGAAGCTCGCCGCGGTGCTCGCCGGACGCGCGGACCCCGCACTCCTCGACACCTACGACGCCGAGCGCCGGCCCGTCGCGGTGGCCACGGCCGCGCGCGCGTCCACGCGGTCGGCCGAGCACAGCCACCCCGGGTACGCGGCACCCCCGGTGCCCGGTGGCGGCGGGCGGCAGAACGGCATGCTGGGCGTGGTGCTGGGCTACCGCTACACCGCCGGCAACCTGCTCGGGGCCGACCCCAGGCACCCCGTGCTGCCCGAGGGCTTCCGGCCCCCGGACGGCATGCCCGGCACCCGCGCGCCGCACGCCTGGGTCAGCCGCGACGGCGAACGCGTCTCGCTGCTCGACCTCTACGAGACCGACTACGTGCTGCTCACCGGCGCGGGGCCGGCCGGCGAGCCGTGGCGCCGCGCCGCCGCGGCGACGGGCGCGCCGGTCGTGGCGTACGCGGTGGCCGCCGAGGCGTCCGCCGAACCGGGGCTCCTGGTCACCGAGGACGGCGCCGACTGGGCCGCGTTGCACGGGGTCGAGGCGGACGGCGCGGTGATCGTCCGCCCCGACGGATTCGTCGCGTGGCGCTCCCGGTCCGCGGCGGCCGATCCTGAGGACGAACTGCGGCGGCTCGCCGCCGCGTTGGCGATGCGCACGGCGCGCTGA
- a CDS encoding SchA/CurD-like domain-containing protein, whose product MDTTVQRHADRAKEPKAPADESKLRVLLMLEIHEGSQQRFLDAYESIRDQVAQVPGHLRDQLCQSIEDPTQWLITSEWADADQFLEWVDSPEHQLMVRPLHGCVRGTRSLRYAVARETGPEHPVTAPGASAAARAPRAPRAAADVTRCALSFTVKPGSEEEVARILSGYDSPEPRVDATTTLRRTTVFMRDNVIVRAIEIQGDMRAALQHVARQPQVRAAEEALNAYLEEARNLDDPQAAREFFMRSSLAEDFRMAAARPRPGDDEADRAAFLYPVAHGSADAVARLLARHDEAALADPDGPLAASSVYVRQDLLVRVVDLRAGAEAHPAVMLGVAPADAERFARLLDRPVGDLTDEGALRRLLAGCAMTPVTDRRAAVA is encoded by the coding sequence ATGGACACAACGGTCCAGCGCCACGCCGACCGCGCCAAGGAGCCCAAGGCACCTGCGGACGAGTCGAAGCTGCGCGTACTGCTCATGCTGGAGATCCACGAAGGATCGCAACAGCGTTTCCTCGACGCCTACGAAAGCATCCGCGACCAGGTCGCCCAGGTGCCCGGCCACCTCCGCGACCAGCTCTGCCAGTCCATCGAGGACCCGACGCAGTGGCTCATCACCAGTGAGTGGGCCGACGCCGACCAGTTCCTCGAATGGGTGGACAGTCCCGAACACCAGCTCATGGTGCGGCCGTTGCACGGCTGCGTGCGCGGCACCCGCTCCCTGCGGTACGCCGTCGCGCGCGAGACCGGGCCGGAGCACCCCGTGACCGCGCCCGGCGCGTCCGCCGCGGCGCGCGCCCCGCGTGCGCCGCGCGCGGCGGCGGACGTCACCCGGTGCGCGCTGAGCTTCACCGTCAAGCCCGGCAGCGAGGAGGAGGTGGCCCGCATCCTGTCCGGCTACGACTCGCCCGAACCCCGGGTCGACGCCACCACCACGCTGCGCCGCACGACGGTCTTCATGCGCGACAACGTCATCGTGCGGGCCATCGAGATCCAGGGCGACATGCGCGCCGCGCTCCAGCACGTCGCCCGGCAGCCGCAGGTGCGCGCCGCCGAGGAAGCCCTCAACGCGTACCTCGAAGAGGCCCGCAACCTGGACGACCCGCAGGCGGCACGGGAGTTCTTCATGCGCTCCTCGCTCGCCGAGGACTTCCGGATGGCCGCGGCCCGCCCGCGTCCCGGCGACGACGAGGCCGACCGCGCCGCGTTCCTCTACCCGGTGGCGCACGGTTCCGCGGACGCCGTGGCCCGGCTCCTCGCCCGCCACGACGAGGCCGCGCTGGCCGACCCCGACGGCCCGCTCGCGGCGAGTTCGGTGTACGTGCGCCAGGACCTCCTGGTCCGCGTCGTCGACCTGCGGGCGGGCGCGGAGGCGCACCCGGCCGTCATGCTCGGCGTCGCGCCGGCCGACGCGGAGCGGTTCGCCCGGCTCCTCGACCGGCCGGTCGGCGACCTCACCGACGAGGGCGCGCTGCGCCGCCTGCTCGCCGGATGCGCCATGACGCCGGTCACCGACCGGCGCGCCGCCGTCGCCTGA
- a CDS encoding cupin domain-containing protein, with protein sequence MVRLDEVAPNRRRGGDLRVTLSPTTVGSTSGFMGVAILAPGDTISEHYHPYSEEFIHLMCGTLDVDLDGVTHQLLPEQSLLVPRRMRHRFRNTGNVEARMVFHLCPLAPKPELGHVDTEELACPHEPHPGIGGES encoded by the coding sequence ATCGTCCGGCTCGACGAGGTCGCCCCCAATCGGCGCCGGGGCGGCGACCTGCGGGTCACGCTCAGTCCCACCACGGTCGGCTCGACCAGCGGCTTCATGGGGGTCGCGATCCTCGCCCCCGGCGACACGATCTCGGAGCACTACCACCCGTACTCCGAGGAGTTCATCCACCTCATGTGCGGCACCCTCGACGTCGACCTGGACGGTGTCACCCACCAACTGCTTCCCGAGCAGAGCCTGTTGGTGCCCCGCCGGATGCGGCACCGGTTCCGCAACACCGGCAACGTCGAGGCGCGCATGGTCTTCCACCTCTGCCCGCTGGCGCCCAAGCCCGAGCTGGGTCACGTGGACACCGAAGAGCTGGCCTGCCCGCACGAACCGCACCCCGGTATCGGCGGCGAATCGTGA
- a CDS encoding beta-ketoacyl-[acyl-carrier-protein] synthase family protein: protein MVNRVAVTGVGVVAPGGVGVPAFWDLLTAGRTATRAITFFDAADFRSRIAAECDFDAAACGITGERAQRTDRYIQFALAAGAEAVRDSGLDLAAEDPWRFGVSLGSAVGGTTRLEHDYTRVSAKGARWDVDHRAADPFLHRAFSPAALSSEVAEEFGARGPVQTVSTGCTSGLDAIGYAAHAIEDGRADICLAGASDSPISPITVACFDAIKATSTRNDDPEHASRPFDAHRDGFVLGEGCAVLVLEEMERARRRGARIYAEIAGFATRGNAYHMTGLTREGLEMAESIGRALDDARLDPTSVDYVNAHGSGTQQNDRHETAAVKRALGEHARVIPMSSIKSMVGHSLGAIGAIEVAACVLAMAHGVVPPTANYETPDPDCDLDYVPRTAREATLDTVLSVGSGFGGFQSAVVLDRRSIHGPKSERTRR from the coding sequence ATCGTGAACCGGGTCGCGGTCACCGGCGTCGGGGTCGTCGCGCCCGGCGGCGTCGGGGTCCCCGCGTTCTGGGACCTGCTGACCGCAGGACGCACCGCGACCCGGGCCATCACGTTCTTCGACGCCGCCGACTTCCGCTCGCGCATCGCCGCCGAGTGCGACTTCGACGCCGCGGCCTGCGGCATCACCGGAGAGCGCGCGCAGCGGACCGACCGCTACATACAGTTCGCCCTGGCGGCGGGCGCCGAGGCGGTCCGCGACAGCGGGCTCGACCTCGCCGCCGAGGACCCCTGGCGGTTCGGAGTGTCGCTCGGCAGCGCCGTCGGCGGCACGACGCGCCTGGAACACGACTACACCCGCGTCAGCGCCAAGGGCGCCCGCTGGGACGTCGACCACCGCGCCGCCGACCCGTTCCTGCACCGGGCGTTCTCGCCCGCCGCGCTGTCGTCCGAGGTCGCCGAGGAGTTCGGCGCGCGGGGCCCGGTGCAGACCGTGTCCACCGGGTGCACGTCGGGCCTGGACGCGATCGGCTACGCCGCGCACGCGATCGAGGACGGCCGCGCCGACATCTGCCTGGCCGGCGCGTCCGACTCGCCGATCTCGCCGATCACCGTCGCCTGCTTCGACGCGATCAAGGCCACGTCGACACGCAACGACGACCCCGAGCACGCGTCGCGCCCCTTCGACGCGCACCGCGACGGGTTCGTACTCGGCGAGGGCTGCGCCGTCCTGGTGCTGGAGGAGATGGAGCGGGCCCGGCGGCGCGGCGCCCGCATCTACGCGGAGATCGCCGGCTTCGCGACCCGGGGCAACGCGTACCACATGACCGGGCTGACCCGCGAAGGCCTGGAGATGGCCGAATCGATCGGACGGGCACTCGACGACGCGCGGCTCGATCCGACCTCCGTGGACTACGTCAACGCCCACGGATCCGGCACCCAGCAGAACGACCGGCACGAGACGGCCGCCGTCAAACGGGCGCTGGGCGAGCACGCCCGGGTGATCCCGATGAGTTCGATCAAGTCCATGGTCGGCCACTCGCTCGGGGCGATCGGTGCGATCGAGGTCGCCGCGTGCGTCCTGGCCATGGCCCACGGCGTCGTCCCGCCCACGGCCAACTACGAGACGCCCGACCCCGACTGCGATCTCGACTACGTGCCGCGGACGGCCCGCGAGGCGACCCTCGACACCGTGCTGTCCGTCGGCAGCGGCTTCGGCGGTTTCCAGTCGGCCGTGGTCCTGGACCGCCGGTCCATCCACGGACCCAAATCGGAGAGGACGCGGCGATGA
- a CDS encoding beta-ketoacyl synthase N-terminal-like domain-containing protein: protein MSTSPRRAAVTGIGVVAPNGIGTDVFWKATREGTPHLSRIHRDGCADMPLAVAGLVEDFDATGRIEDKFLVQTDKFTHFALHAADQALHEAGVADLPEFSVGVATASSSGGGEFGQRELQNLWGTGPAFVGPYQSIAWFYAASTGQISIRGGFKGPCAVLADDEAGGLDAIAHAARSIRRGTDAMVVGAAEAPIAPYSMVCQLGYRELSLATDPARAYLPFDSAACGFAPAEGGAVLVLEDLDHARGRGVPVRATVAGYGATFTGTTGWGESRHGLAHAITAALAEAGAGPEDIDVVFADALAVPAADQAEVLALADALGPHGAAVPVTAPKAGSGRAYCGGPVLDCAAAVLALEHGVIPPTPGVFATEYDIDLVTGRARPARLRTALVLSRGLMGGNAALVLRAGDDSP, encoded by the coding sequence ATGAGCACCTCACCGCGGCGCGCCGCTGTCACCGGCATCGGTGTGGTGGCCCCGAACGGCATCGGCACGGACGTGTTCTGGAAGGCGACCCGCGAAGGCACGCCGCACCTGTCCCGGATCCACCGCGACGGCTGCGCCGACATGCCGCTCGCGGTGGCCGGACTCGTCGAGGACTTCGACGCGACCGGACGGATCGAGGACAAATTCCTCGTCCAGACCGACAAGTTCACCCACTTCGCGCTGCACGCGGCCGACCAGGCGCTGCACGAGGCGGGCGTGGCCGACCTGCCGGAGTTCTCCGTCGGCGTCGCCACCGCGAGCAGTTCCGGTGGCGGCGAGTTCGGCCAGCGCGAACTGCAGAACCTGTGGGGCACCGGGCCGGCCTTCGTGGGCCCCTACCAGTCGATCGCCTGGTTCTACGCCGCGAGCACCGGCCAGATCTCCATCCGCGGCGGCTTCAAGGGGCCGTGCGCGGTGCTCGCCGACGACGAGGCCGGCGGGCTCGACGCGATCGCGCACGCCGCACGGTCGATCCGGCGCGGCACCGACGCGATGGTGGTCGGCGCCGCCGAGGCGCCCATCGCGCCGTACTCGATGGTGTGCCAGCTCGGCTACCGCGAACTGAGCCTGGCCACCGACCCCGCCCGCGCGTACCTGCCGTTCGACTCGGCCGCGTGCGGGTTCGCCCCGGCCGAGGGCGGCGCCGTCCTCGTCCTGGAGGACCTGGACCACGCCCGGGGCCGCGGCGTCCCGGTCCGGGCGACCGTCGCGGGGTACGGGGCGACCTTCACCGGGACCACCGGCTGGGGGGAGTCCCGCCACGGCCTCGCCCACGCGATCACGGCCGCCCTCGCCGAGGCGGGCGCCGGCCCCGAGGACATCGACGTCGTCTTCGCCGACGCGCTCGCCGTACCGGCCGCCGACCAGGCCGAAGTGCTCGCCCTCGCCGACGCGTTGGGCCCGCACGGCGCGGCGGTCCCGGTCACCGCGCCCAAGGCCGGCAGCGGACGCGCGTACTGCGGCGGCCCGGTGCTGGACTGCGCGGCGGCCGTCCTCGCGCTGGAGCACGGCGTCATCCCGCCGACACCGGGCGTCTTCGCCACCGAGTACGACATCGACCTGGTCACCGGCCGGGCCCGCCCCGCACGGCTGCGCACCGCACTCGTGCTGAGCCGCGGCCTGATGGGCGGCAACGCCGCCCTGGTGCTGCGGGCCGGCGACGACTCCCCGTGA
- a CDS encoding acyl carrier protein, whose product MNAPFGYEELSSLMKATAGIAADPLEMAANPESSFADFGLDSLGLMAIVAEIEHNYGTPLGPDAENRKSPREFVELVNSQLTSGV is encoded by the coding sequence ATGAACGCGCCCTTCGGCTACGAAGAGCTGTCCTCGCTGATGAAGGCCACGGCCGGCATCGCCGCCGACCCGCTGGAGATGGCGGCGAACCCCGAGTCGAGCTTCGCCGACTTCGGGCTCGACTCGCTGGGCCTGATGGCCATCGTCGCCGAGATCGAGCACAACTACGGCACGCCGCTCGGCCCCGACGCCGAAAACCGCAAGTCGCCCCGCGAGTTCGTCGAACTCGTCAACTCCCAACTGACCTCCGGAGTGTGA
- a CDS encoding SRPBCC family protein: MSGHTDNSIIINAPFDLVWEMTNDVEHWTDLFTEYASVEVLSREGDKVTFRLTMHPDKDGNVWSWVSEREPDRKLRTVWAQRVETGPFAYMHIRWEYHDEPDGVRMRWVQDFAMKDTAPVDDAWMTDNINRNSRMQMEIIRDKIQQRADELGLTPAPLG, from the coding sequence ATGTCCGGCCACACCGACAACAGCATCATCATCAACGCGCCGTTCGACCTCGTGTGGGAGATGACCAACGACGTCGAGCACTGGACCGACCTGTTCACCGAGTACGCCTCGGTCGAGGTGCTCTCGCGCGAGGGCGACAAGGTCACCTTCCGGCTCACCATGCACCCCGACAAGGACGGCAACGTCTGGAGCTGGGTCTCCGAGCGCGAGCCGGACCGCAAGCTGCGCACGGTCTGGGCGCAGCGCGTCGAGACCGGGCCGTTCGCGTACATGCACATCCGCTGGGAGTACCACGACGAGCCCGACGGCGTGCGCATGCGCTGGGTGCAGGACTTCGCGATGAAGGACACCGCCCCGGTCGACGACGCGTGGATGACCGACAACATCAACCGGAACTCCCGCATGCAGATGGAGATCATCCGGGACAAGATCCAACAGCGCGCCGACGAACTGGGCCTCACTCCCGCGCCCCTCGGGTGA
- a CDS encoding TcmI family type II polyketide cyclase: MNTPAHRSLIVARMRPGSADDIAGIFASSDTGELPGLVGVTGRSLFRFGDDLYFHLIEADRPPEAAVARVADHPEFRSISDRLSAHVSAYDPATWRSPKDAMAHEFYRWERPVGR; this comes from the coding sequence GTGAACACTCCCGCCCACCGCAGCCTGATCGTCGCCCGCATGCGCCCCGGCTCCGCCGACGACATCGCCGGCATCTTCGCGTCCTCCGACACCGGCGAACTCCCCGGTCTCGTCGGGGTCACCGGGCGCAGCCTCTTCCGCTTCGGCGACGACCTCTACTTCCATCTCATCGAAGCCGACCGGCCCCCCGAGGCCGCCGTCGCACGGGTCGCGGACCACCCGGAGTTCCGCTCCATCAGCGACCGCCTCTCCGCACACGTCAGCGCGTACGACCCCGCGACGTGGCGCAGCCCCAAGGACGCCATGGCGCACGAGTTCTACCGGTGGGAGCGGCCCGTCGGCCGCTGA